The Vicia villosa cultivar HV-30 ecotype Madison, WI linkage group LG1, Vvil1.0, whole genome shotgun sequence genome includes a region encoding these proteins:
- the LOC131643592 gene encoding heavy metal-associated isoprenylated plant protein 39-like: MMKVVLKLEINEDRIKQKAMKAVSGLSGVESVSVDMKDKKLTLIGDIDPVRVVAKLRKFCHAEILSVGPAKEEKKEEPKKKEDVKKDATKETVINPLMFYGTQAYYNHQMKPQYNPYYGAVSVEEDPNSCVII; this comes from the exons ATGATG AAAGTTGTATTAAAGTTGGAGATAAATGAAGACAGAATCAAGCAAAAAGCTATGAAGGCAGTCTCTGGCCTTTCAGGAGTTGAGTCAGTTTCAGTGGACATGAAAGACAAAAAATTAACCTTAATTGGAGATATTGATCCAGTAAGAGTAGTGGCTAAGCTAAGAAAGTTTTGTCACGCTGAAATCCTTTCTGTTGGACCAgctaaagaagaaaagaaagaagaacctAAAAAGAAGGAAGATGTTAAGAAGGATGCAACAAAAGAAACTGTGATTAATCCTTTGATGTTCTATGGAACACAAGCCTATTATAATCATCAAATGAAACCACAATACAACCCTTATTACGGTGCTGTTAGTGTTGAAGAGGATCCTAACAGCTGTgttatcatttaa
- the LOC131643593 gene encoding heavy metal-associated isoprenylated plant protein 39-like has product MMKVVLKLEINEDRIKQKAMKSVSGLSGVESVSVDMKDKKLTLIGDIDPVRVVGKLRKFCHAEIISVGPAKEEKKDEPKQKDAKKDSTKENIVINPFMFYGTHGYYNHQMKPQYNPYYGAVSVEEDPNSCVII; this is encoded by the exons ATGATG AAAGTAGTGTTAAAGTTGGAAATAAATGAAGACAGAATCAAGCAAAAAGCTATGAAGTCAGTCTCGGGCCTTTCAGGGGTTGAGTCAGTTTCAGTGGacatgaaagacaagaaattaacCTTAATAGGTGATATTGATCCAGTACGTGTAGTTGGTAAGTTAAGGAAATTTTGTCATGCTGAAATCATTTCTGTTGGACCTgctaaagaagaaaagaaagatgaaCCTAAACAGAAAGATGCTAAGAAGGAttcaacaaaagaaaatattgtgATTAATCCTTTCATGTTCTATGGAACACATGGCTATTATAATCATCAAATGAAGCCACAATACAATCCTTATTACGGTGCTGTTAGCGTGGAAGAGGATCCTAATAGCTGTGTTATCATCtaa